The proteins below are encoded in one region of Bremerella sp. P1:
- a CDS encoding ParA family protein → MARILCIANQKGGVGKTTTAINLAAGLAMAEMRTLLVDLDPQCNATTGVGQKPTERHPLVSDQPLVDSILETKVESLFLVPGSRSFEDVERLAGGEKSTSAVLTNHLESGMNQFDYVLIDCPPSVGAITQTALAASTEVLMPIQAEYFAMEGLTQMIKVIRDVMRRPPGKLEFGGIVLTMYDPTLELTHEVEQEVREFFGDIVFDTVVPRDHWVSEAPSFGQSVITHAPRSRGARAHMELCMEVLDLD, encoded by the coding sequence ATGGCTCGCATCCTGTGCATCGCCAACCAGAAGGGTGGCGTCGGCAAGACCACTACGGCCATCAACCTGGCCGCTGGCTTGGCTATGGCCGAGATGCGCACGCTGCTGGTCGATCTCGACCCTCAATGCAATGCGACGACTGGCGTCGGGCAGAAGCCGACCGAACGTCATCCGCTTGTCTCAGATCAGCCGCTGGTGGACTCGATCCTGGAAACCAAAGTTGAGAGCCTCTTCCTGGTTCCCGGTAGCCGCAGTTTCGAGGACGTAGAGCGTTTGGCCGGGGGCGAGAAATCCACTTCGGCCGTGCTCACCAATCACCTCGAATCAGGCATGAATCAGTTCGACTATGTTCTGATCGACTGTCCCCCTTCGGTCGGTGCGATCACGCAAACCGCCTTGGCCGCTTCGACGGAAGTCCTCATGCCAATCCAGGCCGAGTACTTCGCGATGGAGGGACTGACGCAGATGATCAAGGTCATCCGGGATGTCATGCGTCGTCCGCCTGGCAAGCTCGAGTTCGGTGGGATCGTGCTTACGATGTACGACCCAACCCTGGAACTGACCCACGAGGTCGAACAGGAAGTACGTGAGTTCTTTGGCGACATCGTTTTCGATACGGTGGTCCCCCGGGATCACTGGGTTTCCGAAGCACCTAGCTTTGGGCAATCAGTTATTACCCACGCACCTCGCAGTCGCGGGGCACGTGCTCATATGGAATTGTGCATGGAGGTTTTAGACCTTGACTAG
- a CDS encoding DUF1015 domain-containing protein: MPDIRAIHGLRYDLGHIGALADVIAPPADKLNPDQIDELYKRHPANIVRVLTNREEPGDDELNNRYSRAKRFLTDWQRQGVLQREPDPAIYVYHQEFDWNGQRVTRRGFLAGLDVPEIDREQYEALSVFLNEDSAASLDRRRAIQAEVCPQTCLYADPGISIQQVLENHIATATPLIAKDDSEVTHNLWPVTDHNLIGTLREKMAHRKLHFASPNEFTAAGLHRYELAQQDELPAQHPANFMLTAFFEMGEPGFDVRLLFPLAHDAPSLTSDQLIERLGVHFDCQVLGNGPQAASELWEELQTSSELGNFGIYCAADRTWVCLKLTADGQLKMEEVTPERDDAWRELDGMLWEWLVLTELLETANAQETFVGSVDNLISMLDGGSGQTIPLAALLRPVTMAQYQDMMHRNVGFSQDILVQPKPACGLVIHPFS, from the coding sequence ATGCCAGACATTCGAGCCATTCACGGACTGCGGTACGATCTGGGGCATATTGGTGCCCTGGCGGACGTCATCGCGCCGCCTGCCGACAAGCTCAATCCCGATCAGATCGACGAGTTGTATAAGCGTCACCCAGCCAACATCGTACGTGTTCTGACCAACCGAGAAGAGCCTGGGGATGATGAACTGAACAATCGTTATTCGCGAGCCAAGCGGTTTCTGACCGACTGGCAGCGGCAAGGCGTGCTTCAGCGTGAGCCAGACCCAGCGATCTACGTCTATCACCAGGAGTTTGATTGGAACGGACAGCGTGTCACGCGGCGAGGTTTTCTGGCAGGTCTCGACGTGCCTGAGATCGACCGGGAGCAGTACGAGGCACTGTCCGTCTTCCTCAATGAAGACTCGGCAGCAAGTCTCGATCGCCGCCGAGCGATCCAGGCCGAAGTTTGCCCGCAGACATGTCTGTATGCCGATCCGGGCATTTCGATCCAGCAAGTCCTGGAGAACCACATTGCCACGGCCACTCCTCTGATCGCGAAGGACGATTCCGAAGTAACCCATAATCTGTGGCCAGTGACCGATCACAATTTGATAGGGACGCTACGCGAGAAGATGGCTCACCGAAAACTTCATTTCGCAAGCCCGAATGAGTTCACCGCCGCAGGGCTTCATCGATACGAACTGGCTCAACAAGATGAACTGCCCGCACAACATCCGGCCAACTTCATGCTGACCGCGTTCTTTGAAATGGGCGAACCGGGCTTCGACGTGCGCCTGCTGTTTCCCCTTGCACATGATGCTCCTTCGCTGACATCCGACCAACTCATCGAGCGTCTGGGGGTGCACTTCGACTGCCAAGTTCTCGGCAATGGCCCACAAGCGGCAAGTGAACTATGGGAAGAACTTCAGACCAGCAGCGAGCTCGGGAATTTTGGGATCTACTGCGCGGCAGACCGCACATGGGTTTGCCTGAAATTGACTGCCGATGGTCAGCTGAAGATGGAAGAGGTTACTCCAGAAAGAGACGACGCCTGGAGGGAACTAGACGGCATGCTTTGGGAATGGCTCGTCCTGACGGAGTTGCTCGAGACAGCCAATGCCCAAGAGACCTTTGTCGGCTCCGTCGATAATTTGATCTCGATGCTCGATGGCGGATCTGGTCAGACCATTCCACTAGCCGCCCTACTCCGCCCCGTGACCATGGCCCAGTATCAGGACATGATGCACCGCAACGTCGGGTTCAGCCAGGACATTCTCGTACAGCCGAAACCTGCCTGTGGGCTAGTCATCCACCCGTTTTCTTAG
- a CDS encoding ExeA family protein — protein sequence MYEEFFELSHRPFPSVPSLVGYVETESHLEAIETLLRCVRRDEGVGTLISAPGLGKSTIALRLQEELETDFEVVRLNSGHCGSRRALLQAIAYELDLPCRGLEEGELRIQFAEYVERLESRRMMGIVILVDEANLLPIRLMEELRLLTNFASKDRSRVSVVLVGNMSLEERLASPYLMSFNQRVGARAYLQPLTTAEVANYVRQQIQLAGASQTIFDDSAIEAIAQRSQGVPRLVNQICDHSLLLAALGDETTLDADGIEEAWADLQRLPAPKRQIRTDNAHTTDSLIEFGSLEETKSESSAEFPSVVRFEERSQAEAEEEFTPEAAEEPEVELTFQNATNPFDEQFEKEEVVLDRFASLGDQEVRGIRRVVSPRNSEIAAFLVGSEKNLAEVEMVQPSYTNAEGMVVSRDFSTHSTGFSDLDDRDIIVIDANETKVEEPQHPKMPAPRRRTYRQLFSQLRRQHA from the coding sequence ATGTACGAAGAATTTTTTGAATTATCGCATCGCCCATTTCCCAGCGTCCCGTCCTTGGTCGGTTACGTGGAAACGGAGTCTCACCTCGAAGCGATCGAAACCCTGCTGCGATGTGTTCGCCGCGATGAAGGCGTCGGCACACTGATCTCGGCACCAGGGCTTGGCAAGTCGACGATCGCACTGCGTCTGCAAGAAGAGCTGGAAACGGACTTCGAAGTCGTCCGTCTTAACAGTGGTCACTGTGGTTCGCGACGCGCACTGCTTCAGGCAATCGCCTACGAACTAGACCTCCCTTGTCGCGGTCTGGAAGAAGGCGAACTGCGAATTCAATTCGCGGAGTATGTCGAACGCCTGGAAAGCCGTCGAATGATGGGCATCGTCATTCTCGTCGACGAAGCGAATCTACTGCCGATTCGCCTGATGGAAGAGCTTCGCTTGCTGACGAACTTCGCCAGTAAAGATCGTTCCCGAGTGTCCGTCGTCCTGGTCGGGAATATGTCGCTGGAAGAACGTCTCGCGAGCCCTTACCTGATGTCGTTCAATCAGCGAGTTGGCGCCCGGGCCTATCTGCAGCCACTTACGACAGCCGAGGTAGCCAACTACGTCCGCCAACAGATTCAATTGGCCGGAGCGAGTCAAACCATCTTCGATGACTCAGCGATCGAAGCGATTGCTCAGCGTAGCCAAGGTGTTCCACGCCTGGTGAATCAAATCTGCGATCATTCCTTGCTGCTTGCCGCTTTGGGGGATGAGACAACGCTCGACGCGGATGGAATCGAAGAAGCCTGGGCCGATCTGCAGCGACTGCCAGCACCGAAACGGCAGATTCGGACAGACAACGCGCATACGACGGACTCACTAATCGAGTTTGGTTCGCTGGAAGAAACGAAGTCAGAATCCTCGGCGGAGTTCCCTTCGGTTGTTCGCTTTGAAGAGCGATCGCAAGCTGAAGCAGAGGAAGAGTTCACGCCAGAAGCTGCTGAGGAGCCAGAGGTCGAACTGACGTTTCAAAATGCCACCAATCCGTTTGATGAACAATTCGAAAAGGAAGAAGTGGTCCTTGATCGCTTTGCCTCGCTGGGGGATCAAGAGGTCCGAGGCATTCGTCGCGTAGTGAGCCCTCGCAACTCCGAAATCGCGGCATTCCTGGTGGGATCAGAAAAGAATCTTGCCGAGGTCGAAATGGTTCAACCGAGTTACACGAATGCCGAGGGGATGGTCGTCTCGCGCGACTTCTCGACGCATTCGACAGGGTTCTCCGATTTGGACGATCGCGACATTATTGTGATCGACGCCAATGAAACGAAGGTTGAGGAACCACAGCACCCTAAGATGCCAGCGCCGCGTCGCCGAACGTACCGTCAATTGTTCTCTCAACTGCGTCGTCAACACGCATAA
- a CDS encoding phosphoribosylanthranilate isomerase encodes MPVPDIFRIKICGLNDFENAVAVSHSGADAIGLNFFPQSKRCVEMKTAVKIANTVRGEVQIVGLFVNASQTEIEQAHERVGFNWIQLHGDESVEFAQSIYQSTGVPILAASRGSLVRWATLPDDFHPQALLMDAAVPGSFGGTGHLSNWDLAATWRTMPHLKHLVLAGGLTPENVAEAIRAVQPSAVDVAGGVENPGQPGIKDIAKVEAFVSAARKAFGELPKE; translated from the coding sequence ATGCCTGTCCCTGACATATTCCGCATTAAGATCTGTGGTTTGAACGATTTCGAGAACGCCGTGGCAGTCTCGCATAGCGGGGCCGATGCGATCGGCCTGAACTTCTTTCCCCAGAGCAAACGCTGTGTGGAAATGAAAACCGCCGTAAAAATTGCAAACACGGTCCGGGGAGAAGTTCAAATCGTCGGGTTGTTTGTGAACGCATCGCAAACCGAGATCGAACAAGCCCACGAACGTGTCGGTTTCAACTGGATCCAGTTGCACGGAGACGAATCGGTCGAGTTCGCTCAGTCAATCTATCAGTCGACTGGCGTTCCCATCTTGGCGGCCAGCCGCGGTTCACTTGTTCGCTGGGCCACCCTGCCGGATGACTTTCATCCTCAGGCTCTTCTGATGGATGCGGCCGTCCCGGGTTCCTTTGGCGGGACAGGACACCTTTCCAATTGGGATTTGGCGGCCACCTGGCGCACGATGCCTCACCTGAAACACTTAGTGCTAGCTGGGGGTTTGACCCCGGAGAATGTTGCAGAGGCGATCCGAGCCGTTCAACCATCCGCGGTCGATGTGGCCGGTGGAGTTGAGAATCCGGGACAGCCTGGCATCAAAGATATTGCCAAGGTCGAGGCGTTCGTCTCGGCTGCCCGCAAAGCCTTTGGGGAGCTTCCCAAAGAATAA
- a CDS encoding ParB/RepB/Spo0J family partition protein has product MTRQKRLGRGLAALLGDPTDEAAEVELREEAVETVPFRPRLAESDFTEEASRKSDASRISLDLIDRNPFQPRHNFDDAEIASLAESLKEHDILQPIVVRQIGDRFQLISGERRLRAAGIAGWDSIPALIREADDRLVAELAIVENLQRQDLNPLEKAISFQRYLEQHDATQSELADRIKVDRSTIANLVRLLDLPDTVKSALHNGEISQGHARALLPLGEEQIQSEFASRIGTEGWSVRATEQAVQDYLNGEEPAAPTTPAKKGSRSKSQQVVALEEDLRMALGTKVDIKQSTKGGKIVIHFKNADEFDRLNEYLLADGDEDRRAA; this is encoded by the coding sequence TTGACTAGACAAAAGCGATTGGGACGGGGACTGGCCGCGCTGTTGGGAGACCCAACCGACGAAGCAGCGGAAGTAGAATTGCGCGAGGAAGCCGTCGAAACGGTTCCGTTTCGTCCTCGCTTGGCCGAATCGGACTTCACGGAAGAAGCCTCGCGGAAGTCAGACGCGTCTCGGATCTCGCTCGACTTGATCGATCGCAATCCATTCCAACCCCGGCACAACTTCGACGACGCTGAGATAGCCTCCCTGGCCGAAAGCTTGAAGGAGCATGACATCCTTCAGCCGATCGTCGTGCGTCAGATTGGTGATCGCTTCCAACTGATCAGTGGCGAACGCCGTTTGCGTGCAGCAGGCATAGCCGGATGGGATTCGATTCCAGCACTCATCCGAGAAGCGGACGATCGGTTGGTAGCCGAATTGGCGATTGTCGAGAACCTGCAGCGTCAGGACCTCAACCCACTGGAAAAGGCGATCAGCTTCCAGCGATACCTGGAACAGCACGATGCCACCCAGAGTGAACTGGCCGACCGCATCAAGGTTGACCGTAGCACAATCGCCAACCTGGTCCGCCTGTTGGATCTGCCCGATACCGTGAAGTCGGCCCTGCACAACGGAGAGATCTCGCAAGGGCATGCCCGCGCACTATTGCCGCTGGGAGAAGAACAGATCCAAAGCGAATTCGCCAGCCGGATCGGCACCGAAGGCTGGAGCGTCCGAGCCACCGAACAGGCCGTGCAGGACTACCTCAACGGGGAAGAACCTGCGGCACCGACCACGCCTGCCAAGAAGGGCTCACGCAGCAAGTCGCAACAGGTTGTTGCCCTGGAGGAAGACTTGCGGATGGCCCTGGGCACCAAGGTCGACATCAAGCAGTCGACCAAGGGAGGCAAAATTGTCATCCACTTTAAGAATGCGGACGAGTTCGATCGCCTAAACGAGTACCTACTCGCCGATGGCGACGAAGATCGCCGGGCTGCTTAG
- the ahcY gene encoding adenosylhomocysteinase — protein MSQVEKLPYKVKDISLAKRGRQEIKLAEVEMPGLMALREKYRDEKPLAGARIAGCLHMTIQTAVLIETLVELGAEVTWSSCNIFSTQDHAAAAMAEAGIPVYAWKGMTEEEFDWCIEQTIFFPSGEPLNLILDDGGDLTAMVHNKFPELLDGIKGLSEETTTGVHRLYQMHQKGELKTPAINVNDSVTKSKFDNLYGCRESLADGIKRATDVMVAGKIVVVAGYGDVGKGCAQSMRGFGARVIITEIDPIIALQAAMEGYEVCTMEDCCDRADIFVTTTGNRDIITGEHMDRMKNDAIVCNIGHFDLEIDMAWLNGRKDVSKESIKPSSQEGGPVDRYTFPDGHSILILAEGRLVNLGCATGHPSFVMSASFTNQVLAQIELWKNAEAYPLGVHVLPKSLDEEVARLHLEKLGVKMTKMTQAQADYIGVPVEGPFKPDHYRY, from the coding sequence GTGTCCCAGGTCGAAAAGCTTCCGTACAAGGTCAAGGACATCTCCCTCGCGAAGCGTGGACGTCAAGAAATCAAACTGGCCGAAGTCGAAATGCCCGGCTTGATGGCCCTTCGTGAGAAATACCGTGACGAGAAACCTCTCGCCGGAGCACGAATCGCTGGCTGTCTTCACATGACCATCCAGACGGCTGTTCTGATCGAAACGCTCGTCGAACTGGGTGCCGAAGTGACCTGGAGCAGCTGTAACATCTTCTCCACACAAGATCACGCCGCTGCCGCCATGGCCGAAGCCGGTATCCCGGTCTATGCCTGGAAAGGCATGACCGAAGAAGAATTCGATTGGTGCATCGAACAGACCATCTTCTTCCCCAGTGGCGAACCGCTGAACCTGATCCTGGACGATGGTGGTGACTTGACCGCCATGGTTCACAACAAGTTCCCGGAATTGCTGGACGGCATCAAGGGTCTGTCGGAAGAAACGACCACAGGCGTTCACCGTTTGTACCAGATGCACCAGAAGGGCGAACTCAAGACGCCTGCCATCAACGTCAACGACTCGGTCACCAAGAGCAAGTTCGACAACCTGTACGGTTGCCGCGAATCGCTGGCCGACGGTATCAAGCGTGCCACCGACGTTATGGTCGCTGGTAAAATCGTTGTCGTAGCCGGTTACGGCGACGTCGGTAAGGGCTGTGCCCAATCGATGCGTGGTTTCGGTGCTCGCGTGATCATCACCGAAATCGATCCGATCATCGCCCTGCAAGCCGCGATGGAAGGTTACGAAGTGTGCACGATGGAAGATTGCTGCGATCGAGCAGATATCTTCGTTACCACCACTGGGAACCGTGACATCATCACCGGCGAGCACATGGATCGCATGAAGAACGACGCGATCGTGTGCAACATCGGTCACTTCGATCTCGAAATCGACATGGCTTGGTTGAACGGCCGTAAGGACGTTAGCAAGGAATCGATCAAACCATCGTCGCAAGAAGGTGGTCCGGTCGATCGCTATACGTTCCCCGATGGTCATAGCATTCTGATCCTGGCCGAAGGCCGCCTGGTGAACCTCGGCTGTGCTACGGGTCACCCATCGTTCGTGATGTCCGCCTCGTTCACCAACCAGGTGCTGGCTCAGATCGAACTGTGGAAGAATGCCGAAGCTTACCCACTAGGCGTTCACGTTCTGCCGAAGAGCTTGGACGAAGAAGTGGCTCGCCTGCACTTGGAAAAGCTGGGGGTGAAGATGACCAAGATGACCCAAGCTCAAGCCGACTACATCGGCGTGCCAGTCGAAGGCCCATTCAAGCCAGATCACTACCGCTATTAA
- a CDS encoding MoaD/ThiS family protein yields MSISVQVPYVLRHECGGKSELEVSAATVQQTLVALKDRQPKLYRNICDETGTVRRHINLFVNESLIHRKDGLETKLEPGDLLFIMTAVSGG; encoded by the coding sequence ATGTCCATTTCCGTCCAAGTCCCCTATGTACTCCGTCACGAGTGCGGGGGAAAGTCCGAATTGGAGGTTTCCGCTGCTACGGTCCAGCAAACGCTGGTCGCGTTGAAAGACCGTCAGCCGAAACTCTATCGCAATATCTGCGATGAGACGGGCACCGTTCGCAGGCACATCAATCTGTTTGTCAACGAGTCGCTCATTCATCGAAAGGACGGACTCGAAACAAAGTTAGAGCCAGGGGATCTTCTTTTCATCATGACCGCTGTATCGGGAGGCTGA
- a CDS encoding WD40/YVTN/BNR-like repeat-containing protein, with the protein MADRVVLCIGTKKGLFVAEASKSRGRFSLRGPFGSGVAVYSALIDTRKSTRIYASSCNAWFGMKVLASTDLGKKFKETKSAPAFPEKDGRALANIWSLEPGSDSKDLWAGVEPASLFRSEDGGNTWEMVAGISNHKHSKDWHPGAGGLCLHTIVRDGDRIHLGISTGGHYLSEDGGQTFNAANEGVGAGFDPNPYPEFGQCVHKIARHPDAPGRLYMQNHGGWPERPGIGVLRSDDFGHTWQSIAEGLPSDFGFPILVHPHDPDTIYVVPLEPMTRTCPEGKPAVWRSTTGGKKWKKLSKGLPKKDGYFTVLHDAMTTDTLASPAIYFGTTTGQLWMGHDGGDEWKCVFDSLPPINCVKAAVV; encoded by the coding sequence ATGGCTGATCGCGTCGTTTTGTGCATTGGTACCAAGAAGGGACTGTTCGTTGCCGAGGCCAGTAAATCGCGAGGTCGGTTCTCCTTACGAGGACCATTCGGCTCTGGTGTGGCCGTCTATTCCGCTTTGATCGACACGCGTAAATCGACACGAATCTATGCTTCGAGCTGTAATGCCTGGTTTGGCATGAAGGTACTGGCCTCAACCGATCTGGGTAAGAAATTCAAGGAAACCAAGTCAGCGCCTGCCTTCCCTGAAAAAGATGGTCGTGCCCTGGCGAACATCTGGTCCCTCGAACCAGGATCCGACAGCAAAGACCTATGGGCCGGCGTCGAGCCAGCCTCTTTGTTTCGAAGCGAAGACGGCGGAAACACGTGGGAGATGGTCGCAGGCATCAGCAACCATAAGCACTCGAAAGACTGGCACCCCGGCGCTGGCGGCTTGTGCCTGCATACGATTGTGCGTGACGGAGATCGCATTCACTTGGGTATCTCCACTGGCGGGCATTACCTGAGCGAAGATGGTGGACAAACGTTCAATGCGGCAAATGAAGGAGTGGGAGCTGGCTTCGATCCCAATCCGTACCCCGAGTTCGGCCAATGCGTGCACAAGATTGCCCGACACCCTGATGCCCCGGGGCGCCTGTACATGCAAAACCATGGCGGTTGGCCGGAACGCCCTGGCATCGGCGTGTTGCGTAGTGACGATTTCGGTCATACCTGGCAGTCGATTGCCGAAGGCTTACCCTCAGACTTTGGCTTTCCCATCCTAGTTCATCCCCACGACCCCGATACCATCTATGTCGTTCCGCTGGAACCCATGACGCGTACCTGCCCAGAGGGAAAGCCGGCCGTCTGGCGAAGCACAACCGGGGGCAAGAAATGGAAGAAGCTATCCAAAGGTTTGCCCAAAAAGGACGGTTACTTCACCGTTCTGCATGACGCCATGACAACCGATACGCTTGCGAGTCCGGCGATCTATTTCGGGACAACCACCGGACAACTCTGGATGGGGCATGATGGCGGTGATGAGTGGAAATGCGTCTTCGACTCGCTGCCACCGATCAATTGTGTCAAAGCGGCCGTGGTTTGA
- a CDS encoding SDR family oxidoreductase produces the protein MAKYLVTGGAGFIGSHIVDGLLARGDEVVIYDNLSTGSRKNLPDHAKATFIEGSITDADDLAKALDGVEYVFHQAALASVPLSVERPLDTNLHCVTGTLNVLNEARKAGVKRVVYAASSSAYGDQPFLAKRESDLPAPLSPYAVAKLAGEYYCQAFYHTYGLETVGLRYFNVFGPRQDPDSPYSAVIPIFLTLLLSGKQPVVYGDGQQSRDFTYVQNIVSANLKAMAAEGVAGRIINVANGKSTSLLTLLKLLNEYLGTDIQAKHDPPRAGDVRDSMADNTLATKLLDYEIEVDFDEGLKRSIEYYRELALQRA, from the coding sequence ATGGCCAAGTATCTTGTTACCGGCGGTGCCGGTTTTATCGGTTCTCACATTGTTGACGGTTTGTTGGCCCGAGGCGATGAGGTCGTCATCTACGACAATCTCAGTACCGGAAGTAGAAAGAACCTGCCTGATCACGCCAAAGCAACGTTCATCGAAGGGTCGATCACCGACGCTGATGACTTGGCAAAAGCACTCGACGGCGTTGAGTACGTGTTTCATCAAGCAGCTCTCGCTTCGGTTCCGTTAAGCGTTGAACGACCGCTCGATACAAATCTGCACTGCGTCACAGGTACGCTGAATGTTTTGAACGAAGCCCGCAAAGCTGGCGTGAAACGCGTTGTTTATGCTGCTTCCAGCAGCGCCTACGGAGATCAGCCTTTCTTGGCAAAGCGTGAATCCGACTTGCCTGCTCCCCTTTCCCCGTATGCGGTCGCCAAGTTGGCAGGCGAATACTACTGCCAGGCGTTCTATCATACCTATGGTCTGGAAACAGTCGGTCTACGTTACTTCAATGTCTTTGGCCCGCGGCAAGATCCAGACAGCCCCTACTCGGCCGTGATTCCGATCTTTCTAACACTTCTCTTGAGTGGCAAGCAGCCAGTCGTCTATGGAGACGGTCAACAGTCTCGCGACTTTACTTACGTGCAGAACATTGTGAGCGCCAACCTCAAGGCGATGGCAGCCGAGGGCGTCGCAGGCCGCATCATCAATGTAGCCAACGGCAAAAGCACTTCCCTGCTGACCTTGCTGAAGTTGCTCAACGAATATCTGGGGACTGACATCCAAGCGAAGCACGATCCTCCTCGCGCCGGTGATGTCCGCGACAGCATGGCCGACAATACGCTCGCCACAAAGCTGCTGGACTACGAGATCGAAGTCGACTTCGACGAAGGACTTAAGCGTTCGATCGAGTATTATCGCGAGCTGGCCCTGCAGCGGGCATAG
- a CDS encoding DUF1559 domain-containing protein yields the protein MPRSSCRFGFTLVELLVVIAIIGILIALLLPAVQMARESARRTECVNHLKQLGLAFHNHHDILQKFPHGGINATDGDPCCSGEHNDRTQWSWPYQILPYIEQNNLYDNTDYNQVYKTAVEMYYCPSRRSAQGYGGSAHARIDYAANAGTDNEGDNGVTRRADRSRTAFQDIVDGTSNTVLVGEKQTDRSYDAGCCDDNENPYNPGWEVDIYRLGNSPPDHDRNHPETVLGTDSNSNLFGSAHPAGINVALVDGSVRFISYTCDGEMFRRLCVVDDGLVISFDAL from the coding sequence ATGCCACGTTCTTCGTGTCGCTTTGGATTCACCCTGGTGGAACTTTTGGTTGTGATCGCCATTATTGGCATTCTGATCGCCCTGCTGCTTCCGGCCGTGCAAATGGCCCGTGAGTCAGCACGTCGGACTGAATGCGTAAATCACCTGAAGCAGCTCGGGCTCGCCTTCCATAACCATCACGACATCCTGCAGAAGTTTCCGCATGGCGGCATTAACGCTACCGACGGTGACCCATGTTGCTCCGGAGAGCACAACGATAGAACCCAGTGGAGCTGGCCCTATCAAATTCTTCCGTACATCGAGCAGAACAACCTGTACGACAATACCGACTACAACCAGGTCTATAAGACTGCGGTCGAGATGTACTACTGTCCTAGTCGCCGAAGTGCTCAAGGTTACGGTGGTTCAGCCCATGCCCGGATCGATTACGCTGCTAACGCCGGGACGGATAATGAAGGAGATAACGGAGTAACACGTCGTGCAGATCGGTCTCGAACCGCATTTCAAGACATTGTCGATGGCACGTCAAACACGGTCCTCGTAGGAGAAAAACAAACCGATCGGTCCTACGATGCCGGGTGCTGCGACGACAACGAGAATCCCTACAATCCCGGCTGGGAAGTCGACATCTATCGCCTGGGCAATTCTCCTCCTGACCACGACCGAAATCACCCCGAGACCGTTCTCGGTACCGACTCGAACTCCAACCTCTTTGGGTCGGCCCACCCCGCTGGTATCAACGTGGCTTTGGTGGACGGATCAGTCCGGTTTATTAGCTATACGTGCGATGGAGAAATGTTCCGTCGCCTGTGTGTCGTTGATGACGGCTTGGTGATCAGCTTCGATGCTCTTTAA